GTGAGCATTGGCCTGTTCTGCTGCTTTTATAATTTCTTCTTTGGTGGCATTTAGTTTTCCGTAAGCGATATTCTCTAAAATTGTACCACCGAATAGTATGACATCTTGCGGAACAATAGCAATTTGATTACGGATATCTGTTAATGCCAAATCATTGGCATTTATACCATCAAAAGTTATTTCACCTTTTTGAATATCATAAAATTTAAGGATCAAACCTGCAATAGTGGACTTTCCAGCTCCCGAGGAACCAACAAAGGCAACTTTTTGCCCTGCTTCGACATCAAATGAAATACCTTTAAGAACAGTTATTTCTTTCCGGGAAGGGTAGGCGAATACTACACCTTTAAAGGATAGACTTCCTTTAATAAAATGTTTGGTTTTATTCTTTTCAGGATCGATAGAGATATCTTCTGTTTTTTCTTCTAAGATTTCTAAAACACGTTCCGAAGCACCGACAGCTTTCTGAATATTGGCATATAAATCTGGAAAGGTCCCCATTGCAGCACCCACAAATAATGAGTACAGCATATAAGCTAATAAAGAAGAAATATCAAATGATCCTTGCTGAACCAAATAAGCACCGTACCACATTACTCCTAAAATGGCGCCAAACAAGCAAAATATAATAAATGATGCAAAACTCCCTCTGTAAGTGGCACCTCTTAAAGCGATTTTTACTACTTGACGAAGACTTTTATCATATCTGCCGGCCTCATAAGATTCATTAACAAAAGCTTTAACATTGTTGATACCTTGTAAGGTTTCCTCAACTATAGTATTTGATTCTGCCAATTGATCTTGCGCACTTCTGGATATCAATCTTAATTTTTTTCCAAAGAAAACACCACAGCCAATAATAATAGGAAGAATAGAAAGATTGAATAAAGTTAATTGTACAGAAGTATAAATTAGGAAAGAAATACCACCAATTAACAATATAGTTTGTCTTATTATTTCTGCAAAACTTGTTGTTATAGTATCTTGTATCTGAGAAAGATCTGCCGAAAGTCTGCTGTTTAATTCCCCAACTCTTCTGTTAGAGAAGAAGTTCATTGGGAGCGTAATCATTTTAAAATAAGTATCTCTTCTTAAATCGGCCAGTGCTTTTTCGGTTACTTCAACAAAAAGCTTGATGCGGAAAAAAGATACAAAAGATTGTACAAATAAGATACTGAATGCTATAATTCCGATTAATTTAACACTATTCGGAAGTCCGTATTCTGCAGGATTTCCCTGAGCAACCTCAAGCATCACCTTAATTAATCCTGGAAATAGCAATCCCGTTAAGCTGGATAATAAAAGAAAAACAAATCCAATAATAAATTTCCCTTTATATGGCTTTAAATACTTGAGTAGCGCCGAGATTTTATTTAATGTCTCTTTGTTGAGTTTTGCTTTTGGGAGTTCTGCTTCTTGTTTTGATCCACTATTAAACCTGTTCCTTGCCATCTTTTAAAATACCCATTAAATTGGTCAATGGGCAAAAGTAAGGTAAGAAAAGCGGATTTAATTCTTTTTACTGTAAAATTTTCTGAACATATAAGCAGAACTAAGTGCAATTAGCGTCAACAATACGATAATGTACACCGTAGCAGTAGCTTTTGATTTCTTAAGTTCGTCTATTTCTCTTTGTAAAATTTCGTTTTGACTTTGAAGCTTGTTGATCGTTCGCATATAAGAAATGTTTTTTTCATCCGTCTCTTTAGATTGGATCACCACTTTTTGCTGCTGGAACGCTTTATAGTCAAGTAAAACTTTTGTTTCTTTAAGTATCGCATTATCAGTCAGTATAATATTTAAAAGAATATCAATGCTCTTTTGCATGTCCTTTTTTGTTTTTAGGCCGAATATGCCGGTTCTCTGATTCAGGCTTTCGGTGTATTGTCCAAACTTTGTACTTCTTTGGTCGAGCATATTATTTATTTTTTCCCGTTGTCGTTCGTAAGCAAGACTATCATTATCGGCGAAAGCAAATAGATTGGAAGAAAATAAAAGCAATGAAAGAAATAGAATAGAAAAAGGAGATGAAAATTTCATGTATTACAGTTTAAAGCTTTATAACGTACAAAGGCATCTTTCAGTTTGTAGGAGTTAAATAAAAACCATACGGATTGCACAGAATTTATTATTTGATGCTTAGCTTCCTTTATGGTTTATTAAATAAAAAAGGAACAGGATAAATCCCATTCCTTTAAAATGTATTCAGCGTTTGCTAATTTAAAAAACTGACAACTAACTTAATTTTGCTAGTGCTTCTTTAATTCTTCTTAAAGCTTCCACTAAACTTTCATCAGAGGCAGCATAAGACAAACGGATATAATTATCATTACCAAAGCTATCACCACCTACTGTTGCCACATGTCCAACATTTAAAAGGTATAGTGCTAAATCGGAAGAATTTTTAATTACATTGCCATCAGCGTCTTTTTTTCCAAAGAACGAACTAATTTCAGGAAAGAAATAAAAAGCACCTTCTGGCATGTTAGTTTTAACCCCCGGAATATCTTTTAATAAATCATATACCAACTGACGACGGCGGGCAAAAGCTTCTTTCATTGTATTTACAGAATCTAAACCTTGTTCGTAAGCCGCGATACCAGCTCTTTGAGCGATAGAACAAGTGCCAGAAGTAGTTTGTCCCTGCAATTTATCATTTGCAGCAGCAATTTCTTTGTTGGCAGCAAGGTAGCCCAAACGCCATCCTGTCATTGCGAATGCTTTAGAAAAACCGTTTATGATAATTACGCGATCTTTAATACTTGGAAATTGAGCAATTGACTCATGTTTGTCAACAAAATTGATATGCTCATAAATTTCATCAGAAAGAATGAAAATATTAGGATGCTTCTCGAATACTTTTGCCAAAGCTGCCAATTCTTCTTTGCTGTAAACCGTACCTGTAGGGTTATTTGGCGAAGAAAACATGAACAATTTACTTTTTGGAGTAATTGCAGCTTCCAATTGCTCAGGTGTGATTTTAAAATCACTTTCTATGTCAGTATCAATAAAAACAGATTTACCTTCGGCAAGCGTTACCATTTCGGAGTAAGAAACCCAGTAAGGCGTAGGAATAATTACTTCATCACCCGGATTGATCAAAGTCAAAATTACGTTAGATAATGATTGTTTTGCACCTGTAGAAACTACAATTTGCGATACATCGTAATCTAAATTATTCTCGATTTTTAATTTATTTACGATAGCCTGGCGTAGTTCAGGATATCCCGGAACAGGAGAATAACGGGTATAGTTTTCGTCTAATGCCTTTTTTGCGGCTTCTTTAACGTGGTCAGGAGTGTTAAAATCTGGTTCTCCTACACTTAAACTGATTACATTAATGCCTTTTGCAGCTAATTCGCGACCTAATTTGGTCATTTTTAACGTAGCTGATTCTGATAGGTTATTTATTCTGTCTGATAAAATACTCATGATTTTAGCTTTGGGCAGCAAATATAATGAATAGTTTTTTGTCTATGGAATTTTCTATTTTTAAGTTTGTAGTCTTATTTTAAAATGAAGTGAAAGAGAAAAAGAATATTGTCCTGATGTCTTTGGTTGTTGGTGTTTTACTAATGGCAATTAAGTTTTTTGCATTTTTTATTACCAACTCAAATGCAGTTCTAACCGATGCCGCCGAAAGTATAGTAAATATTGTAGCAAGCTCATTTGCGTTCTTTAGTATCTATTTGTCATCACTTCCCAGAGATCAGAACCATCCGTATGGACATGGAAAAGTAGAGTTTTTTTCAGCTTTTTTAGAAGGAGGATTGATCATATTGGCCGGAATTGTAATTATAACTAAAACAATTTATAATATTTTTTATCCCGAACCTATTAAGGATCTTATCAATGGATCAGTCTTAATCGGAATTACTGGTCTGGTTAATGGCGCGTTAGGATGGTATATGGTAAAGAAAGGAAAAAAGTTAAATTCTTTAACCATTATAGCGGACGGAAAGCACCTTGGAACCGATGCTATTAGTTCATTCGGTCTTATTGCAGGGCTTATACTCATATATATAACTGAAATTTTTTGGCTGGATAGTTTGATTTCGTTAGGATTGGCTGGTTATATAGTTTATAGCGGTTATAAGCTGACCAGAGTTTCTATAGGAGGATTAATGGATGAGTCTGATTTGGAGTTGGTAGAAAAGGTAGTAGAACATTTTAACAGCCATAGACGCGATCCGTGGATAGACGTACACAATTTAAGAATACAACGTTACGGGGCAACATATCATGTCGATTGTCATGTAACTTTACCTTATTACTTTGATCTCGTAAAAGTTCATCACGAAGTATCCGAAATTGATAAGGCAATGAATTCAAATACTTTTAATACTGAACTATTTGTTCATGCGGACCCTTGTGTGCCGGAATGTTGCCATTATTGCAATATGAAGAATTGTCCGGTTAGATCGGAACCTCAGACAATAAATATAGAATGGAATATTGATAATATTACAAAAAATAAAAAGCATTTTAATCAATGAAGAATTTCAACGTTCGTGTTTACGGACTCCTTATAAACGAAGAAAATCAAATTTTAATAACAGACGAAGAAATAAAAGGATTCCGTTTTACTAAATTTCCTGGCGGCGGTCTCGAATTGGGAGAAGGAACTATTGAAGGATTAAAACGAGAATTTTTAGAAGAATGTAATTTGGAAATAGCCGTTTTAAGCCATTTTTATACGACAGATTTTTTTGTCAAGTCACTTTTTTCTGAAGAACAATTGCTTTCAATATATTATCTGGTGAAACCTTTAGACAAGTTCAAATTTAAAATATCTTTAGAAGCTTTCGATTTTGATAGTCAGGCTGAAGGGCAGAAGCAGGCTTTCAGATTAGTTTTTGTAGATGAGCTGGAAGATAAAGATCTGACTTTCCCTGTAGATAAACATGTGTTAAAGCTCCTGAAAAGTAAAAGATGATAGGGAAATTTATAAAGAAAGCTGCTTCAT
This genomic interval from Pseudopedobacter saltans DSM 12145 contains the following:
- a CDS encoding ABC transporter ATP-binding protein: MARNRFNSGSKQEAELPKAKLNKETLNKISALLKYLKPYKGKFIIGFVFLLLSSLTGLLFPGLIKVMLEVAQGNPAEYGLPNSVKLIGIIAFSILFVQSFVSFFRIKLFVEVTEKALADLRRDTYFKMITLPMNFFSNRRVGELNSRLSADLSQIQDTITTSFAEIIRQTILLIGGISFLIYTSVQLTLFNLSILPIIIGCGVFFGKKLRLISRSAQDQLAESNTIVEETLQGINNVKAFVNESYEAGRYDKSLRQVVKIALRGATYRGSFASFIIFCLFGAILGVMWYGAYLVQQGSFDISSLLAYMLYSLFVGAAMGTFPDLYANIQKAVGASERVLEILEEKTEDISIDPEKNKTKHFIKGSLSFKGVVFAYPSRKEITVLKGISFDVEAGQKVAFVGSSGAGKSTIAGLILKFYDIQKGEITFDGINANDLALTDIRNQIAIVPQDVILFGGTILENIAYGKLNATKEEIIKAAEQANAHNFIMSFPEGYDTVVGERGVKLSGGQRQRIAIARALLKDPAILILDEATSSLDSESERLVQEALETLMKGRTSIIIAHRLSTIREADKIIVLDKGKIAEEGKHSELIQIDEGIYKHLSNLQFEIQST
- a CDS encoding cation diffusion facilitator family transporter; its protein translation is MKEKKNIVLMSLVVGVLLMAIKFFAFFITNSNAVLTDAAESIVNIVASSFAFFSIYLSSLPRDQNHPYGHGKVEFFSAFLEGGLIILAGIVIITKTIYNIFYPEPIKDLINGSVLIGITGLVNGALGWYMVKKGKKLNSLTIIADGKHLGTDAISSFGLIAGLILIYITEIFWLDSLISLGLAGYIVYSGYKLTRVSIGGLMDESDLELVEKVVEHFNSHRRDPWIDVHNLRIQRYGATYHVDCHVTLPYYFDLVKVHHEVSEIDKAMNSNTFNTELFVHADPCVPECCHYCNMKNCPVRSEPQTINIEWNIDNITKNKKHFNQ
- a CDS encoding NUDIX hydrolase; translation: MKNFNVRVYGLLINEENQILITDEEIKGFRFTKFPGGGLELGEGTIEGLKREFLEECNLEIAVLSHFYTTDFFVKSLFSEEQLLSIYYLVKPLDKFKFKISLEAFDFDSQAEGQKQAFRLVFVDELEDKDLTFPVDKHVLKLLKSKR
- a CDS encoding pyridoxal phosphate-dependent aminotransferase gives rise to the protein MSILSDRINNLSESATLKMTKLGRELAAKGINVISLSVGEPDFNTPDHVKEAAKKALDENYTRYSPVPGYPELRQAIVNKLKIENNLDYDVSQIVVSTGAKQSLSNVILTLINPGDEVIIPTPYWVSYSEMVTLAEGKSVFIDTDIESDFKITPEQLEAAITPKSKLFMFSSPNNPTGTVYSKEELAALAKVFEKHPNIFILSDEIYEHINFVDKHESIAQFPSIKDRVIIINGFSKAFAMTGWRLGYLAANKEIAAANDKLQGQTTSGTCSIAQRAGIAAYEQGLDSVNTMKEAFARRRQLVYDLLKDIPGVKTNMPEGAFYFFPEISSFFGKKDADGNVIKNSSDLALYLLNVGHVATVGGDSFGNDNYIRLSYAASDESLVEALRRIKEALAKLS